From the Salinimicrobium tongyeongense genome, one window contains:
- a CDS encoding dicarboxylate/amino acid:cation symporter codes for MKKLALHWQILLGMAAGVIFALLMTNFSWGAEFISDWIKPFGNIFINALKLIAVPLILASLIKGISDLKDISKLSQMGTRTILIYVATTVIAVSIGLVMVNLIQPGNAIAESTRNDLIASYEGDANIRIADAQRQKEAGPLQALEDLVPGNIFAAASDNGNMLQVIFFAIFFGIGLILIPEETAKPVKAFFDGFNEVILKLIDLIMLAAPYGVFALLAALVVESPSADLFAALAMYAVTVLVGLALMIGVYMMLVWIFTGRPPAFFENGIAPAQLLAFSTSSSAATLPVTMERTEEHLGVHEEVTSFVLPIGATINMDGTSLYQAVAAVFIAQAFGMDLSIGAQLGIIATATLASIGSAAVPGAGMVMLVIVLAQAGIPEAGLALIFAVDRPLDMCRTMVNVTGDAAVSMMVAKSVDKLGEPHERKWDDNLPKKEKIKKAK; via the coding sequence ATGAAAAAATTAGCACTGCACTGGCAGATCCTGTTGGGAATGGCCGCCGGGGTGATTTTCGCCCTTTTAATGACCAACTTTTCCTGGGGAGCCGAATTTATTAGTGACTGGATCAAACCTTTCGGAAATATCTTCATAAATGCCTTAAAATTAATTGCAGTGCCCCTAATACTTGCGTCTCTTATCAAAGGGATTTCTGATTTAAAGGACATTTCGAAGTTATCGCAGATGGGAACCCGCACAATTCTCATTTATGTTGCCACTACGGTAATTGCGGTAAGCATTGGCCTGGTGATGGTCAATCTTATTCAGCCGGGAAATGCAATTGCCGAAAGTACCCGAAATGACCTTATTGCGAGTTATGAAGGTGATGCCAACATACGTATCGCCGATGCCCAGCGACAAAAAGAAGCGGGGCCGCTGCAGGCCCTGGAAGATCTTGTTCCCGGAAACATATTCGCGGCAGCCAGTGATAACGGCAATATGCTACAGGTGATCTTTTTTGCAATTTTCTTTGGTATTGGTCTCATTTTAATTCCTGAAGAAACAGCCAAGCCTGTAAAAGCCTTTTTTGATGGGTTTAATGAAGTTATTCTCAAACTTATTGACCTCATTATGCTGGCCGCACCTTATGGAGTCTTTGCCCTTTTGGCGGCCCTGGTGGTAGAATCGCCCAGTGCCGACCTCTTTGCAGCCCTGGCCATGTATGCCGTGACAGTACTTGTGGGGCTGGCGTTAATGATTGGCGTTTATATGATGCTCGTCTGGATCTTTACCGGGCGCCCTCCTGCCTTTTTTGAAAACGGCATCGCCCCGGCACAGCTTCTGGCTTTTTCAACCAGTTCGAGCGCGGCTACACTCCCTGTTACTATGGAAAGGACCGAAGAGCACCTTGGAGTGCACGAGGAAGTAACGAGTTTTGTACTGCCAATTGGAGCCACTATCAATATGGATGGGACCAGTTTGTACCAGGCAGTGGCAGCCGTATTTATTGCCCAGGCCTTTGGGATGGACCTCTCAATTGGGGCGCAGCTGGGCATTATTGCCACCGCCACGCTGGCATCAATTGGTTCGGCGGCAGTGCCGGGAGCCGGAATGGTGATGCTTGTAATTGTACTGGCACAGGCCGGTATCCCCGAAGCCGGGCTGGCTCTGATCTTTGCTGTAGACAGGCCTTTGGATATGTGCCGTACCATGGTAAACGTTACCGGAGATGCCGCTGTTTCTATGATGGTAGCCAAATCTGTAGATAAACTGGGCGAACCACACGAAAGAAAATGGGATGATAACCTCCCAAAAAAAGAAAAAATCAAGAAGGCAAAATAG